Proteins from one Sarcophilus harrisii chromosome 2, mSarHar1.11, whole genome shotgun sequence genomic window:
- the IL5 gene encoding interleukin-5 — translation MMKMLVCLPLLALCAGYSYGIATGNPVTELISETLSLITAHRTLLIGNGTLRISIPDPKNHPLCIEEIFQGIETLKNQTAEDNVVERIFQNFSSLKEHITTKEKQCGGERRKVEQFLDYLEEFLQTVNTEWTVES, via the exons ATGATGAAAATGCTTGTGTGTCTTCCACTGCTGGCTCTCTGTGCAGGCTATTCTTATGGGATTGCAACAGGAAACCCAGTGACCGAACTGATCTCAGAAACTCTATCTTTAATCACAGCTCATCGAACTTTGCTGATAGGCAATGGg actCTCAGGATTTCAATACCTGACCCAAAAAAT CATCCACTGTGTATTGAAGAAATCTTCCAGGGAATAGAAACACTAAAGAATCAAACTGCTGAAGACAATGTGGTAGAAagaatttttcaaaacttttcttcTCTAAAAGAACACATTACTACCAAAGAA AAACAGTgtgggggagaaagaagaaaagtagaacaGTTCTTGGACTACCTGGAAGAGTTTCTTCAAACAGTAAATACTGAGTGGACAGtagaaagttaa